The Ischnura elegans chromosome 9, ioIscEleg1.1, whole genome shotgun sequence genome includes the window GAAAGAGAGGAAGAGGCATGCATGTCACTTCTCATTGTTCACATGGGTGTAGTCAGGGCGATGTattgggaggggggagggggggggcaaaaccCAGTGGGTCTGCAGCCGTAAAAACAATTATTGCAGTGTTGCGAAGCTAAACATTAGATAATTAACAAGCAGGAAAATCAGTATTGTGCCCCTGTAAGGCAAGGAGCTGAATCTGACGTATTGGCTAGCTGGATTTAGAGGTTAAATGTTgcttggttaaaaaaaaacttaggaagAGGTGACACCTGTGAGCCATAATATACTCATCCAATATCAGCTCAGCTCTACCATTGGGTAGGTTAGGTTTTGCTGTGTTATATATGTGATAATCAGAAAACATGATTAATGTCTGTTCATGTGCATTAATGGATTGATGCATTGAGATTTTTGCATTGTGTGTAGAAAATGTCTCAAAAATGGGACAAGGTTTTTGTtcataatatttatgttttccttAAATCATATTatggaattgtaatttttttcgtctttatttcaactgtaaaaattaaaatcattcaagcataataattatgattagtAACAAGTTATATACCTTTGTACCTCTGGTTTGTGCTGTTATAGGCAATATCCGTGAGGTGAAGACATTTTGGTAATGAACGTCTCTTTCTGCCCCTTGATGTTATTTAAGTTTGAGAACATTCCTATGCGGTGTTCCATTGCTCATAGTTTTATTCTTTTCCAGGGAGATACATCTGGGGACTATAGAAAGATGCTATTGGCTATGATTCAGTAGTCAGCAGCCTTGGTAAAACGCAGTATTGAAGCCTTCGGGTCCTATCATCACCACATGTAATCATGTGGTGGCAATGTGAAGGCAAGATAAGATATAGAAATTTTACCTTTTTGTGGctgcattgtattttttattgcatattttagtGGATCCATTGCAATGCTTGTGGATCCAATTGTGGATGTGTACTATTGGGAATCAATGAAATTATTTGGGATGCAGTGGAACCATATGTCGATTGATGTTGATGCGTATGCAACATGAAAAACCAAGGCGTGCCTAAATGAGCATGCTAGTGATATTAAATTGAGGGAAACTTTCAGTTATTATTTGGATGCACCATAATTCCAAGTTATGTAATATAGTGAGATGCGGAGGAAAATGGAGACTATTAAAATGGTGAATGGTAATTCTTTGATACTTTTATTAAGATTGCTGATGCGTTCAATCATAGTGCAGACCTCAGTTTTTTCACAGACCCACCTAGAGCCATGAACACGGTCCTCATAGGCACGTGACGGGAGCTTCAAGCTCTTTGAATTGCCTACCCGTGAAGTAAAGGGGAATTCCGCTACCAACTACGATCTCAATCTTCACAATAACCCAAGTGAATAGTATTAATGGCTTCTTGAAAAAGGTATAATCTCTATGTGATTGTATCATTAGAAATTGTAGAGGATTATATGAAAACTTTTTCTCAAATGACCTACACtcatgcaataataataataattataataataatagtatgttTTGTAATGTGTTCCTAGTGGAATTCATGCTAGGATCGCTGTATCCTAAGCTAATTTGCCGAAATTAAAGAACTTTTttggtttgtttttcttttgggCAAAAGCTGAGATCTAATTGCTATTTGGTCAAAGTGAAAGTAAGTGCCAAGTTCAGCGGCAAATAGACTGTAATTATGCTTTATCTCCATAACTGCCATTTTGTAGTCGCTGTTTACGTGAATGTGAAATACCCACTGTGCAGACCCTTTTCCAGTGAGCAGTAATTGCGTAATAGATATTTTTTGTGGATTTTGTTGACTTGAAATCTTGAGATTTAAGTCAATTTGCGGGCCATGCATTGTGATTTTATTATTGCAAACAATTTGTTCAACCTCATTCCATCGAATGTATCCATATAAGACTGGTAATACTTGAAAGGAAGttgttgaattaaatatttaaaatatcaattgcTTTACTTTATTGTTCATTGGTATACACTCtcaatgttgtaatttttttgcaaatgtaacGATTTATTTTGGAATATCTAGCCCTTTCATTTTCCTCTGGTGATGATATCCTCTCTTTCCTCagtctctctctgaaaatctctgAACAGGGAAGAAACAATTTAGTGAGAATGTTTGCCTACACGCCTAAAATGTTTGAGCAATAGCGATGTAAATGGAAGGAGATATGTACTCACTTCTAACTGCCTCCAGCCTTGGCCTGGTTTCCGTCATATCCTTGCTTCCTCGTTTGAGGTCTGCTCTTCCACTTACTGAGTGGCTCATAAGATGCTCAGACCTCAAGCTAGAACGGCTACTTTTTTAGCAAACAAGGAGTCCCATTTGTGGACCCTTCCTCATTTCCCGCAAGTCTTTCATAACAGCTGGAGATAGTATTTGGCCTTTGTAAAAACAGTAACCATAAATAAATGGTAAGGGCTTGCTTTTAGAATGATGTTTCATCTTTTTGGGCCAAAGGACTTGATTGGTAAGTGTTGGGGAAAACTAAGAAAGTTTATAACCAGCCTCCTTAGGGAAAATGTCATACCAACATCAAAATATGTATTACTTCTACAAGTTGTTTTCTCCTCATGCTCATTtggcttttcatttttattgcccaTTATGTAATGAGTACTTAAGTGAAAGAAGTGCGTGCGTTGGTGATCAAGTGAAGTGTGGTGAATGTGAAAAAGTTTATTATGTTAATTTAGAATTAGggaatttttgttgctatttctATTAGGCAGCACATTAAGGAACTTTTTGTTGctgatgaaattaatttaatgccaATAAAGAATAAGGTTTCCGATAGAGTTATGGATATCACTGATGGCAAGTTGTATGAGTGGCTATGCCAGAAAGGAAAACTATtggaggaagagaatagtttAACAAAAACATTCAGTGTTGATGATGCCCCAATGTGGAATTCAGTAGAGGTGCTATTTGGCCTGTACAGTATTATTTACtctatttgtctgaatatagtcccccctttttttccaaaaatgccaatggtaaaagtaaagaggggactatattcagagtatttataaaatttgtcccgaaactgaagcctcgaaattaggggggggggggagactatatttggagaaatacagtAAATGAAATTGTTCCAGAGGAAAGGTTTGAGGAGGGTTGCGTTATTTCACAAAAAGTCAAGATTTGATAACGATAACAGCGTTTATTCACTACTACAGAGTTATAATAACGTCGTCGTCAGACACAATGGCGTAGGCGTCCGTCAGGGTCGGTTGCTCGGTCAAGACTGTCATGGCGCTGCCCTGTAGTGGCGTGGGTCGCCGCGCGTGCCACCTGGCGGCGGCGTCAGTTAGGCAGCGACAACATCTGGCGACCGGCCGGCGCTCGAAATAGTGGCGGGAGTTTCGTAATGCGCCGCCACATCACCCCCTCGGCAGAACCACGCTACCTAGGagcatggaaaaatgaaaaaaaggggggaattAGAAACTTGTTACATTCATGCAGCTAAACTTCAAAATCCCGCAAATGATGCGGGAAATGCACGCGGCGCCCAGCCCGCGTTTGCCGCTCCACGTCTCTCGGCGGCGGGGGTTGAGGCTGGATAACCAACTCGTCCGGTAGGGCTGCTGCGGGGGGCGTTTCCTCGGGCTGCGGATCCGCTGAGGGCGTTACCTCGGTCGATGGATCTGCTGGGCCCTCGTCCGGCGCGTCGGAGGCGACCACGTAGGCCGGTTTAAGACGGTCGATCGCCACGCGAACGTCGCGGCTGCCGCAGCGGAGGACGAAATGTTTGTCTCCTCTCTGGAGGACTTTGTATGGCCCCTCGTATGGCGGCTGCAGAGGTCTGCGTACGGCATCGTTGCGGATGAAAACCTGCGGACAAGTGGACAAATTCCTGAAAATAAAGGTCCGCCTTTCAGCGTGGCGGGAACCCGGTCGTGGGCTCAGCTTCTGGAAGTGCGTCCTCAGCTGCACCACGAAGTCGGTGGGGTCCTCCACCCTTGGGGATGTCGTCGGGGCGAGGAAGTCTCCTGGCAGGCGCAGTTGGGCGCCGTACACCAGCTCTGCCGATGTCGATCCAAGGTCCTCTCTCCAGGCCGCTCGGAGTCCCAGGAGGATGGCGGGCAGGACGTCAACCCAACCTTCGGTAGAGTGGCAACGGATGGCCGCCTTCAGCTGGCGGTGAGCTCTCTCCACCATCCCGTTCGCGGCTGGGTTGTACGCCACCGTGCGCAGATGAGAGCATCCCACCAGCTGGGAGAGTTGGTGGAAAAGCCGGCTCTCGAATTGCCTCCCCTGGTCCGTCGTGACACGTAAGGGCGTGCCGAAGCGGGCAATCCACCCGGAGACGAAGGCTCGCGCCACGGTTTCCGCAGACATGTCGGCTATCGGCATTGCCTCCAGCCAGCGTGTGTACCTGTCGACGGCTGTCAGGCAGTACCGGAAACCTTGGGAAATTGGCAAGGGACCAATAATGTCAATATGAATATGTTCGAATCGGGACGCGGGCAAGGGAAATGTACCTACGGGCGAAGATACGTGCCGAGTCACCTTGCAACGTTGGCACTGTAGACATTCTCTTGCCCATTGGCGACAGTCTTTTTTTACAGAGGGCCACACGTAACGGGAGGCCACTAGTCTCGATGAGGATTTAACACCGGGATGGGCAAGGTCATGAAGGGAGCGGAACACGCGCTTTCGTAATGACGTTGGCACAAAGGGGCGCGCGGTGTTTGTGGAAGTGTCGCAATACACACTCACTTGCAATCCCGGAATCGGCACTTTCTCCAGGCGAAGGGACGAGTTTGAGTTGAGAAGCTGTTGGAGCTCCAGGTCAGTCTCTTGCGTCTCGGCCAACAGTTCATGACTGATCGGCTGCGAGATCTCGACGCAACGCGAAAGGGCGTCGGCAACAACATTGTCACAGCCGGACACATGACGAATGTCACAGGTGAATTGGGAAATAAAGTCTAGCCAACGAAATTGCCTGGGCGTACACTTTTCCGGGTTTTGTCTTAGGGCAAAAGTGATTGGCTTGTGATCAGTTAAAACACAGAAATCACGACCTTCAACCATATGGCGAAAACGCCGAATAGCACAAAAAAATAGCCAACAGCTCCCTATCATACGCACTGTATTTCACTTCCGTGGCACTTAACTTTCGCGAATAAAAATTTAGCGGTTTCCAACCGTCCTTTGTGTGCTGCTGAAGTACCGCACCGATAGCATCTGCTGATGCATCGGTCATAAGGGCAAGGGGGGCGTTGTGGTCGGGGTGGGCGAGAAGTGTCGCGCTCGCGAGAGCGTCCTTACATTGCACAAAAGCACTTTCGAGGGATGGCGTCCACGTTATTTTCACTTGGCCTTTCTTTCTACCCTTCAACACCTCACTAAGCGGCGCCTGCGTATCAGCAACGTGTGGCATGAAGCGTCGATAAAAGTTTATCATGCCAAGAAATTGTCGCAGTTCTTGCACTGTATCGGGCTTAGAAAAATTTCTGATCGCGTCCACTTTTTCGGGCAGAGGTCTCGTGCCATCGCCAGACACCAAATAGCCAAGGAAACGCACTTCCTTCGCACCAAACACACACTTagatggattcatcactacaccATACTCGTCCATTCTCGAGAAAACTTGGCGCAAGTGCCGTAGGTGCTCTTCTTCAGAAGAAGAAGCGATTAATATATCATCGATATATACATAAGCAAAATCAAGGCCCCGTAATACCTCGTCCATAAAACGTTGGAACGTTTGCGCTGCGTTCCGAAGACCAAACGTCATCACCGGAAACTCAAAAAGACCGAAGGGCGTAGTAATAGCAGTCTTTTTAATGTCCTCCTCGTTCACCGGGATTTGATTGTACGCCCGCACTAAATCGATGGTAGAAAACACGCACTTTCCGGCGAGGGACATGGCAAAGTCTTCTACGTGGGGCACAGGATATCTATCCGGGATGGTCCTCGCGTTCAGCGCCCGGTAGTCACCACACGGTCTCCACTCATCCCCCGCTTTTGGCACCATATGCAGAGGTGACGACCACGAGCTTTCCGAGCGCCGTGCGACGCCCATCTGCAGCATTCCGTCGAACTCCTTTTTAGCGACGCGGAGCATCGCGGGTGCCAATCGGCGCGGCTTGCACGACACGGAAGGGCCGGGCGTGGTGCGGATGTGGTGCTCCACCGGGTGCTTGCGTCCTTTGGGTGCCCCCGTGGGACGGGATATTTCCGGAAACTCACGCAAAACTTTTAAGTATATACAATCGtcactattaaatttaaaagaatcaCTAACACTATTTACACAATGTGGCACTGCCCTCCCGTTTACTGAGAGGGACGTTAGTCCGTCGAGCAGCCTGCGGTGGCGGATGTCGACAAGGAGTCCGTAAAAAGATAAAAAGTCGGCGCCAATAATGGGCTTGTCCACATCAGCAATAATAAAACGCCACTTAAAGTCACGTCGTAGGCCCAAGTTCAGGCACAACACAATCCAACCGTAAGTTTTAATAATTGTCCCATTAGCTGCAAACAGTTCATAAGATGTCGCTAGTGGCTTACCTTGGACGCGTGCGCGCGGGTAGACGCACAAATCCGACCCCGTGTCCACAAGAAATTGGGTTTTAGTAGCGGCGTCCGTAACAAAAAGGCGGCAGGGACGAGGGCAACCATCACTTGCCGCCATCAGCGACTGCCCTCCGCGTTTTCCGCCGCGTAGGTGCACGGCTCCCGGCACTTACTCGCTCTGGCGCCAAACGTGTCGTGGTACCAGCACCACGTTGGGTTCCGCGGCGCCGATTGACTGCGGTTCCTCTGATGGCGTCCCCTGGAGCGGGAACGGGGGCGACGCGTGGAAGTATTCGCTGACCCTAACGCCTGAGATAGGGAAGACACTTGCCTGGCGAGCTCTTCCATCCTCCTCGTGAGCGCTTCCACTTCCGGCGTCATCGAGGCGCTGGCCACGTGTGGCCGGGGACCCACCTCGTGAATTTTGTCGGCCAGGTTGGCGACGCTGCTCAATTCCACCGAATCTTGGGTCGCCAGGATGGTCTGGGTGCTGGGGGGTAACCTGCTCATCCACAATGATCGGATGAATTCGTCCGGGACAGATTCTCCGGCAAGCGTCCGCAGGTGGCGCAGAAGCTGCGATGGCTTCCGGTCCCCCAACTCCTCGTGTTCCACCAACTGCCGCAGCCGCGTCTCTCGAGATGCGGAAAGGCGATGAAGGATTTCGTCCTTTAATTTCGCATAACGGCCGGTTTCGGGCGGGCTAGTTATTACATCCTCTACTTCTATGGCGTACTTATTGTCTAGTTGAGCCACGGCGTACATAAACATTGTTTTATCACTTGTGATTCCCGCGAGGGTAAACTGAATTTCTAACTGCGCGAACCACAACGCAGGTCTATCGGGCCAAAAGGGAGGGAGTTTCATGGACACTCGATTTACCTGGAGAGCGGATTCGGCGTCTGAAGGTGGAGTCGCCATCTTGACCTCGTGGGGAAAACTTGCACTGGACGGACGAATTATTCACTCCGAGAAAAacgatcacgtcggggtcaccacttGAGGAGGGTTGCGTTATTTCACAAAAAGTCAAGATTTGATAACGATAACAGCGTTTATTCACTACTACAGAGTTATAATAACGTCGTCGTCAGACACAATGGCGTAGGCGTCCGTCAGGGTCGGTTGCTCGGTCAAGACTGTCATGGCGCTGCCCTGTAGTGGCGTGGGTCGCCGCGCGTGCCACCTGGCGGCGGCGTCAGTTAGGCAGCGACAACATCTGGCGACCGGCCGGCGCTCGAAATAGTGGCGGGAGTTTCGTAATGCGCCGCCACAGGTttaagctgaaaaatattttactagccGGTCTCTGGTTTTGTAAATCAGCTCCTCCAATGTCCCTATTTTTGAGTCCTTTCATAAAGGGACTGCAGGATCTGGCAGTGAAAGGCATAAAACAAGTGAACCCTAATGGGCACTGTCTACATCCTAATACTCCAACCAAATACTTTGCAGGGAAAGGGAGGTACACAGCATTAAAAACCTATCCCTACCTCACCCAAGAGAGTATTTTGGAGGATATGTTGAAAGCCCATGAAATGAAGGAAAAGACATCTCATGTGGGTACAAATAAATCATTTGAATTAACTCATGGTTTGAAAGGAGTAAGTCCCCTACTTAGTGTTCCAGCATTTCAAATAGTGGATCGGATTGTAATTGATTACATGCATGCTATATTGGCAGGAGTTATATCAAAGGCACAGATGTatttttcaattcctcttctcGTGGTAAGGAATATTACGTTAAGGACAGTTCATTGTTTGACTCGTCTCATGGCTATTACTCCTCCTCAGTATATTTCGAGACGTTCACAGTCAGTGGAACAGCAGGCTCAATGGAAATACAAAGATTGTAGGAGTTTCCTTCTTTATTACTGCTTGCCCTGTTTGGATGGTTTTctggcccaaaagttttaataatcTGAAGTTGCTTCTTGCTGGAATTCACATTCTTCTTTGAGACACTATTTCACAGGAAGAGCTTTCAAATGCTGAATCTTTGCTTGGTGGCTTCATTCTGGGTTACAATAAACTGTATGGGGATGAAAATATGACATAAAGCATACATTTTTGCACACTAGGGTTACgacttttttgtaaccccatgtttctgtgctataaattgatgaacttttcttcaaaactaaagaaaaagacattatttcgatttagtttttttaaaaaggtcacccccaacctaaaaataactgtttttacCATAATTCACGtaaggtgaaaaaatcattttatagcagttttttatttaaaataataaattgaattataatgatgaaattttataacACTCATATAGTAACACAAATCTGTCCAGTGGCGTAGTAAGGGTGACGTCCAGGGGGTCTGGACCAACCAAAATATTGAAAGTTATTTCGATtacaaaatgtgtgaaaattagtattaaaccctctacttagtaccctgtttttcaaaaatttcctccccctggttttggacccccctgaatgtcattcatttaaaaaattacaaaaatcaatAGCAAATAAccctcagaaaattttttaaatttctggcCAAGCGAGATAATAATTCTCACATGATATTTGTACACATTTTCCATCTCTTCGTTAAGATGGTTATTTGACTAAATGAGACAAATTCACTCAGTCACAAATTTTTTATTGCACTTGACTGGGAAAGTTAGATTTTTTTGGAGACTCTTTGGAATACCTTTTGGTGAATGTAGGACATCTTTTTTGatcaaattatttccatttgaGGTGAAGAAAATCGTCTATGTATTCATATAAATACAGTAAGAATAAATTCCTTACTTGGCCGGAAAATTAAGAATCATTTTCAACTACTCCACTGGATCTGCCCAACTGTAAGAGATAAATCTACAAGTTTTGAGTAGCGAGGTTgttttttctggtaaaagaataaatgataAAAGAGCTAGTATTGCTTGGGAATTCCACCTGGCATTACTTAAATTAGGTGTGTTCTGCAACTTtactttaggaaatattccagtttcTTAAAAGAACGGAAAACCTGAGTTAAATGGaatagaaatttcatatcatcacGTCATCCTGCTGACTCAGTAATCTCTTCTTTACCAtcgttgaaattcatttttagctgTTCATAGTTACGTATTTACa containing:
- the LOC124164928 gene encoding uncharacterized protein LOC124164928, with product MATPPSDAESALQVNRVSMKLPPFWPDRPALWFAQLEIQFTLAGITSDKTMFMYAVAQLDNKYAIEVEDVITSPPETGRYAKLKDEILHRLSASRETRLRQLVEHEELGDRKPSQLLRHLRTLAGESVPDEFIRSLWMSRLPPSTQTILATQDSVELSSVANLADKIHEVGPRPHVASASMTPEVEALTRRMEELARQVSSLSQALGSANTSTRRPRSRSRGRHQRNRSQSAPRNPTWCWYHDTFGARASKCREPCTYAAENAEGSR